Part of the Procambarus clarkii isolate CNS0578487 chromosome 20, FALCON_Pclarkii_2.0, whole genome shotgun sequence genome, TGTTTAGTAGAAGCCAACAGTTCAGGGATAGACCTGTGTTCAATATGAGCTAACAATTTAGGGCTAGGGCTTTGATCAGTAGGAACCAACAGTTCAGGGGTagggctgtgttcagtaggagGCAACAATTCCTGGTTAGGACTCTGTTCAGTAGGAGCCAACAGTTCAGGGCTAGGGTTTCGTTCAGTAGAAATAAACAGTTCAGGGCTTgggctgtgttcagtaggagccAACAGTTCAAGGGTTAGGGCTCAGTAGGAGCCAATAGTACAGGGCTACggctgtgttcagtaggagccAACAGTTCATGTCTAGGGCTCAGTAGGAGCCAATGGTTCAGGGCTAAGGATGTGTTCAGTAGAAGCCAACAGTTCAGGGCTGGGCTGTGTTCAGTAGCAGTCAACAATAATTGGGCTagggctgtgttcagtaggaACCAACAGTTCAGGGCGTGGGCTGTGTTCAGAAGAAGCCAACATTTCAGGGGTAGAGCTGTGTTCAGTAGGAGCTAACAGTTCAGGGCTAGGGCTGTGTTCAGTAAGAGCCAACAGTTCAGAGCTAGGAATGTGTTCAGTAGGAGCCAACAGTTCAGGGCTTGGGCGATGTTTAGAAGGAGGTAGCAGTTCAGGGCTagggctgtgttcagtaggagcTAACAGTTCAGGGCTAGGGCTGTGTTCAGTTGGAGCTAACAGTTCAGGGCTAGGGCTGTGTTCAGTAAGAGCCAACAGTTCAGGGCTTGGGCTGTGTTTAGTACCAGCCAACAGTTCAGGGCTAGGGCTGTGTTCAGTATGAGCCAACAGATCAGAGCTAGGGCTGTGTTCAGTTGGAGCCAACAGTTTAGGGCTAGGGCTGTCTTCAGTACGGGCTAACAGTTCAGGGCTAGGGCTGTGTTCAAAATGAGCCAACAGTTCAGGGCTAAAgctgtgttcagtaggagccAACAGTTCAGGGCTTGGGCTGTGTTCAGTATGAGCCAACATTTCAGGGCTAGGGCTGCGATCGGTAGGAGCCAACAGTTCAGAGATGGGGCTGTGTTCAGAACGACCCAACAATTCAGGGCTagggctgtgttcagtaggagccaacagttcagggctagggctgtattcagtaggagccaacagtttagggctagggctgtgttcagtaggagccAACTGTTCAGTACTAGGGGCTGTGTTCAATAGCAGCCAACAGTTCAGGGCTGGGCTGTGTTCAGAAACAGCCAACAATGGTTGGGCTAGGGCTGTGTTCAGTAGCAGCCAACAATGGTTGGGCTagggctgtgttcagtaggaACCAGCAGTTCAGGGCTTGGGCTGTGTTCAGAAGAAGCCAACATTACAAAGGTAGGGCTGTGTTCAGTAAGAGTCAACAGTTCAGGGCTagggctgtgttcagtaggagcAAACAGTTTAGGGCTTGGGCTGTGTTCAATAGGAGCCAACAGTTCAGGGCTATGGGTGTGTTCAGTAGGATCTAACAGTTCAGGGCTagggctgtgttcagtaggcaCCAACAGTTCAGGGCTAGGGCTGTGTTTAGTAGGAGCCAACAGTTCAGGGCTTGGTCTGTATTCAGTAGGAGCCAACAGTTCAGGGCTagggctgtgttcagtaggagGCAACAGTTCAGGGCTAGTGCTGGGTTCAGTAGTAGCCAGCAGTTCAGGGCTATGGCTGTGTTCAGTAAGAGCCAACAGTTCAGGGCAATggctgtgttcagtaggagccAACAATTCAGGGCTAGGGCTGTGTTTAGTAGGAGCCAACAGTTCAGGGCTGGCGCTGTGCTCAGAAGGAACCAACAGTTCTGGGTTAGGGCTGTGTTTAGTAGGAGCTAACAGTTCAGGGCTAGGACTGTGTTTAGTTGGAGTCAACAGTTCAGGGTTAGGGCTGTATTCAGTAACAACCAACAGTTCAGGGCTAGGTCTATCTTCAGTAGGAGCCAAAAGTTCAGGGCTAGGGCTGTTTTCAATTGGAGCCAACAGTTCAG contains:
- the LOC138366711 gene encoding uncharacterized protein, giving the protein MCQPRGADRPGFVKDETLAPTEHNPSPELLDHTEHSPRPELLAPTEHSPSPELLGRSEHSPIPELLALTERSPSPELLAPTEYSPSPELPSPELLAPIENSPSPELLAPTEDRPSPELLVVTEYSPNPELLTPTKHSPSPELLAPTKHSPNPELLVPSEHSASPELLAPTKHSPSPELLAPTEHSHCPELLALTEHSHSPELLATTEPSTSPELLPPTEHSPSPELLAPTEYRPSPELLAPTKHSPSPELLVPTEHSPSPELLDPTEHTHSPELLAPIEHSPSPKLFAPTEHSPSPELLTLTEHSPTFVMLASSEHSPSPELLVPTEHSPSPTILAPTEHSPSPKLLAPTEYSPSPELLAPTEHSPSPELLGRSEHSPISELLAPTDRSPSPEMLAHTEHSPSPELLAPTEHSFSPELLAHFEHSPSPELLARTEDSPSPKLLAPTEHSPSSDLLAHTEHSPSPELLAGTKHSPSPELLALTEHSPSPELLAPTEHSPSPELLAPTEHSPSPELLPPSKHRPSPELLAPTEHIPSSELLALTEHSPSPELLAPTEHSSTPEMLASSEHSPRPELPSPELFISTERNPSPELLAPTEQSPNQELLPPTEHSPTPELLVPTDQSPSPKLLAHIEHRSIPELLASTKHTLGPELLAATEHSPSPKLLAHTEQSLRPELLALTEHSPSPELLALTEQTPNPELLTPSEHSPSLNCWLLMNTAQTLTVGSY